Proteins encoded in a region of the Acidimicrobiales bacterium genome:
- a CDS encoding carboxyl transferase domain-containing protein: MTTATFTAAREFPVLHTSADTASEEFRRNTASHLGLVADLREKLRVAALGGPEASRRRHTDRGKLLPRDRVEHLLDPGSPFLELSPLAANGMYGHESPGAGVITGVGMVSGRRCVIVANDPTVKGGTYYPITVKKHLRAQEIASQNRLPCIYLVDSGGAFLPAQDEVFPDRDHFGRIFYNQANLSATGIPQIAAVLGSSTAGGAYVPAMSDETVIVANQGTIFLGGPPLVKAATGEVVTAEDLGGGDLHARRSGVTDHLASDERQALAMVRAILATLGSPPAPPWDVQDPDEPKVDADQLYGVVPTDTRTPYDVREVVARLVDGSRFLEFKAEYGPTLVTGFAHIWGHPVGVIANNGVLFSESALKGTHFIELCDQRSIPLVFLQNISGFMVGRDYEAGGIAKHGAKMVTAVACARVPKMTVIIGGSFGAGNYSMCGRAYSPRFLWMWPNARISVMGGEQAASVLATVADRDSTWSDEKVEEFKLPIRDQYERQGNPYYSTARIWDDGVIDPLDTRRVLGLALAAAGEAPLEPVRYGVFRM, translated from the coding sequence ATGACCACGGCCACCTTCACCGCCGCTCGAGAGTTCCCCGTGCTGCACACGTCCGCTGACACGGCTTCCGAGGAGTTCCGCCGGAATACCGCTTCGCATCTCGGGCTGGTGGCCGATCTGAGGGAGAAGCTCAGAGTGGCAGCCCTCGGGGGGCCCGAGGCTTCGAGGCGAAGACACACCGACCGGGGCAAGCTGCTCCCGCGAGACCGCGTCGAGCACCTTCTCGACCCCGGCTCACCCTTCCTGGAACTGTCCCCTCTCGCCGCGAACGGGATGTACGGACACGAGTCTCCCGGCGCGGGGGTAATCACCGGCGTAGGGATGGTCTCCGGGCGACGGTGCGTGATAGTCGCGAACGACCCGACCGTGAAGGGCGGGACCTATTACCCGATCACGGTGAAGAAGCACCTCAGGGCTCAGGAGATTGCGTCGCAGAATCGTCTGCCCTGCATCTACCTGGTCGACTCGGGTGGGGCCTTCCTCCCCGCCCAGGACGAGGTGTTCCCGGATAGAGACCACTTCGGCAGGATCTTTTACAACCAGGCCAATCTGTCGGCCACCGGGATTCCGCAGATCGCAGCGGTACTTGGCTCGTCGACGGCCGGTGGTGCCTACGTGCCGGCGATGAGCGACGAGACGGTCATCGTCGCCAACCAGGGGACGATCTTCCTCGGGGGGCCCCCGCTGGTCAAGGCCGCGACGGGAGAGGTAGTCACCGCGGAGGACCTCGGGGGCGGCGATCTTCACGCCCGCCGCTCCGGAGTTACCGACCATCTCGCGTCCGACGAGCGTCAGGCCCTGGCAATGGTGCGAGCAATCCTGGCGACGCTTGGCTCTCCCCCAGCGCCGCCGTGGGACGTCCAGGATCCCGACGAGCCGAAGGTCGATGCCGATCAGCTTTACGGTGTCGTGCCGACGGACACGCGAACCCCTTACGACGTAAGAGAAGTCGTCGCCCGCCTCGTGGACGGCAGCAGGTTCCTGGAATTCAAGGCGGAATACGGACCCACTCTGGTGACCGGCTTCGCGCATATCTGGGGACATCCGGTCGGTGTCATCGCGAACAACGGCGTTCTCTTCAGCGAGTCAGCCCTGAAAGGCACCCACTTCATCGAGCTCTGTGACCAGCGTTCAATCCCCTTGGTGTTCCTCCAGAACATCAGCGGGTTCATGGTTGGCCGTGATTACGAAGCCGGAGGAATTGCAAAGCACGGAGCCAAGATGGTGACCGCTGTCGCCTGCGCAAGAGTCCCGAAGATGACGGTGATCATCGGGGGGAGTTTCGGAGCGGGTAACTACTCCATGTGCGGCCGCGCGTATTCGCCGCGGTTTCTGTGGATGTGGCCCAACGCCCGGATCTCAGTGATGGGCGGCGAGCAAGCCGCCTCCGTTCTTGCCACCGTCGCCGATCGCGATAGCACTTGGTCCGACGAAAAGGTCGAGGAATTCAAGCTACCGATCCGCGATCAGTACGAAAGGCAAGGAAATCCGTACTACTCGACCGCACGCATATGGGACGACGGAGTGATCGACCCGCTCGACACGCGGCGGGTGCTGGGTCTGGCCCTTGCTGCTGCCGGCGAGGCCCCGCTGGAACCGGTCCGCTACGGCGTTTTCAGGATGTGA